One region of Moraxella sp. ZY210820 genomic DNA includes:
- the fdx gene encoding ISC system 2Fe-2S type ferredoxin, whose protein sequence is MPKITVRPHAEICPNGAEFEVEHNANLCESLLEHGIHIDHACDGSCACTTCHVVVRKGFDSLEEMTDVEADLLDRAWGLEMESRLSCQVIVVDEDLEIEIPKYTLNHASEGHH, encoded by the coding sequence ATGCCAAAAATTACTGTACGCCCACACGCTGAAATTTGCCCAAATGGTGCAGAATTTGAAGTGGAACATAATGCCAATTTGTGTGAAAGTTTACTTGAACACGGTATTCATATTGACCATGCTTGCGATGGTTCATGTGCTTGCACAACATGTCATGTCGTGGTACGCAAGGGCTTTGATTCTCTTGAAGAAATGACCGATGTCGAAGCTGATTTACTTGACCGTGCTTGGGGCTTAGAGATGGAATCTCGTTTATCTTGTCAAGTGATTGTTGTTGATGAGGATTTAGAGATTGAAATTCCTAAATATACGCTCAATCATGCGTCTGAAGGGCATCATTAA
- a CDS encoding GDSL-type esterase/lipase family protein produces MKSTVLQILILTSSLLLSACSSEPKVNLISPNSTVVALGDSLTNGYGATPQTAYPTILAQKTGWQVINAGVNGDTSQQVLERLDSVIQQKPKLVLLGIGGNDVLRRVDSQTTKQNIIQIIQKLKQNNIAVVLIAEPHFSASALFGKASDNPIYAEIAKQENIPLFDNEWSRILSDSNLKSDQIHANQQGYAQFAENLQKFLDDLGYL; encoded by the coding sequence ATGAAATCTACAGTATTACAAATTCTCATTCTAACAAGTTCACTCCTATTATCCGCTTGTTCATCTGAACCTAAAGTTAATTTAATTAGTCCAAATAGTACTGTGGTTGCACTGGGAGATTCCCTAACCAATGGTTATGGAGCAACACCACAAACCGCTTATCCAACAATTTTAGCTCAAAAAACTGGCTGGCAAGTGATTAATGCAGGTGTAAATGGCGATACTTCACAGCAAGTACTCGAACGCTTAGATAGTGTTATTCAACAAAAGCCTAAATTGGTTTTACTCGGTATTGGCGGTAATGATGTATTAAGACGTGTTGATAGCCAAACGACTAAACAAAATATTATTCAAATTATTCAAAAACTTAAACAGAATAATATTGCTGTGGTATTAATTGCAGAACCACATTTTAGTGCAAGTGCCTTATTTGGGAAAGCAAGCGATAATCCAATTTATGCTGAAATTGCTAAGCAAGAAAATATTCCCTTATTCGACAATGAATGGTCAAGAATTTTGTCTGATAGTAATCTAAAATCTGACCAAATTCATGCCAATCAACAAGGCTATGCACAATTTGCTGAAAACTTACAAAAGTTTTTAGATGATTTAGGTTATCTCTAA
- a CDS encoding pseudouridine synthase: MTNHFKPPMRNGVSASQVFIQKNYPVDTLFAYLCLKFPHIPAEQWQQRFDDGLIYHQNGQVLTIDSLYQPFIHQKIYYYRALAQETIVPFEHQIIYENEHIVVVDKPHFLTVSPTGRYVQQTLLVRLKQQLNIEQLTPIHRLDRETAGLILFCKQEQYRADYQQLFAQRQVYKHYHAIAPYRADLDFPRTLKLNLQKGNPFYTMQVQHGEANSETEIKLIEHHQHWAKYHLIPQTGKQHQLRVHLNYLGIPILNDPFYPTVQHKADDDFSQPLQLLAKHLKFTDPISRESYEFTSPRDLILP; the protein is encoded by the coding sequence ATGACAAATCATTTTAAGCCCCCCATGCGAAATGGTGTATCAGCAAGTCAAGTTTTTATTCAAAAGAATTATCCTGTTGATACGCTTTTTGCTTATTTATGCTTAAAATTCCCTCATATTCCAGCTGAACAATGGCAACAACGTTTTGATGATGGTTTAATTTATCATCAAAATGGACAAGTCTTAACCATTGATAGTTTATATCAACCATTCATCCATCAAAAAATTTATTATTATCGAGCTTTAGCACAAGAAACTATTGTACCTTTTGAACATCAAATTATCTATGAAAATGAACATATTGTGGTAGTAGATAAGCCACATTTTTTAACCGTTTCACCAACGGGACGCTATGTGCAACAAACTTTATTGGTACGTTTAAAACAACAGCTCAACATCGAACAGCTTACGCCCATTCATCGTTTAGATAGAGAAACAGCAGGGTTAATTTTATTTTGCAAACAAGAACAATACCGAGCAGATTATCAACAACTTTTTGCTCAACGTCAAGTTTATAAACACTACCATGCGATTGCACCATATCGTGCTGATTTAGATTTTCCACGAACATTAAAATTAAACTTACAAAAAGGAAATCCATTTTATACCATGCAAGTCCAACACGGTGAAGCCAATAGCGAAACAGAAATTAAATTAATCGAACATCATCAACATTGGGCAAAATATCATCTTATACCCCAAACAGGTAAACAACATCAATTACGGGTACATTTAAATTATTTAGGTATTCCTATTTTAAATGACCCATTCTACCCTACTGTTCAGCATAAAGCAGATGATGATTTTAGCCAACCTCTGCAATTATTAGCCAAACATTTAAAATTTACTGACCCTATTTCAAGGGAATCATATGAATTTACATCACCACGTGATTTGATATTACCCTAA
- the rpmE gene encoding 50S ribosomal protein L31 gives MRADIHPTYTTITATCSCGNSFETRSALNKESIYLDVCSACHPFYTGRQKEVNTGGRVDKFNQRFKTMARSVKR, from the coding sequence ATGCGTGCCGATATTCACCCAACTTATACTACAATTACTGCGACTTGTTCATGTGGTAATTCTTTTGAAACTCGTTCAGCATTAAACAAAGAGTCTATCTATTTAGACGTATGCTCAGCTTGCCATCCATTCTATACAGGTCGTCAAAAAGAAGTTAATACTGGCGGTCGTGTTGATAAATTTAATCAACGCTTTAAAACAATGGCTCGTTCAGTTAAACGTTAA
- the hemL gene encoding glutamate-1-semialdehyde 2,1-aminomutase, giving the protein MTISAKQAQLFAEASRHIPGGVNSPVRAFKSVGGTPIFIKRAEGAYLWDEDDKRYIDYVGSWGPMILGHSHPDIVKAVQDAAVDGLSYGAPTVHETALADVICEIMPSIELVRMTNSGTEATMTAIRLARGYTGRNKIIKFEGCYHGHSDSLLVKAGSGLLTLGEPTSKGVPEDFAKHTLVLPYNDKNAIRESFQQYGSDIAGVIIEPVAGNMNLVKPKDGFLTTIRELCDEYGAVFIIDEVMTGFRVALGGAQSVYDVKPDLTTLGKIIGAGLPVGAFGGKKEIMSCIAPLGGVYQAGTLSGNPLAMRAGLAMFKHLRQPDFYAKLEQQLAKLLHGLEQVAQKHSIAFKTQQQGAMFGLYFTEQDELSSFENMLKCDVEAFKHFFHGMLERGVYLAPSAFEAGFISSVHSDEDIAYTIAMADETFAEMVQNQ; this is encoded by the coding sequence ATGACAATTTCAGCGAAACAAGCCCAACTTTTTGCCGAAGCCAGCCGACACATTCCGGGAGGGGTAAATTCGCCTGTGCGTGCATTTAAAAGTGTAGGCGGTACCCCTATTTTTATCAAACGTGCTGAAGGGGCGTATTTGTGGGATGAAGACGATAAGCGTTATATCGATTATGTCGGTTCATGGGGACCAATGATTTTGGGACATTCTCACCCAGACATCGTCAAAGCTGTGCAAGATGCTGCCGTTGATGGTTTAAGCTATGGTGCTCCAACGGTACACGAAACAGCATTGGCAGATGTAATTTGCGAAATTATGCCATCAATTGAATTGGTGCGTATGACTAATTCAGGTACAGAAGCCACCATGACGGCAATTCGTTTGGCTCGTGGTTATACAGGACGCAATAAAATCATCAAGTTTGAAGGTTGTTATCATGGACATTCAGACAGTTTGTTGGTAAAAGCTGGTTCGGGTTTATTGACCTTGGGCGAGCCAACATCAAAAGGTGTGCCAGAAGATTTTGCGAAACATACGCTTGTCTTACCGTACAATGATAAAAACGCCATTCGTGAATCTTTTCAACAATATGGGTCAGATATTGCAGGGGTGATTATTGAGCCAGTCGCAGGCAATATGAATTTGGTTAAACCAAAAGATGGATTTTTAACCACCATTCGTGAATTGTGCGATGAATATGGTGCAGTTTTTATCATTGATGAAGTGATGACAGGCTTCCGTGTAGCATTGGGTGGAGCTCAAAGCGTGTACGATGTTAAACCTGATTTGACCACATTGGGCAAAATTATTGGTGCAGGTTTGCCAGTCGGTGCATTTGGCGGTAAAAAAGAAATTATGTCATGTATTGCTCCTTTGGGTGGTGTGTATCAAGCAGGGACATTGTCAGGCAATCCATTGGCGATGCGTGCAGGTTTAGCGATGTTTAAACATTTACGTCAGCCTGATTTTTATGCAAAATTAGAGCAACAATTAGCCAAATTATTGCACGGTTTAGAGCAAGTTGCACAAAAACATAGTATTGCGTTTAAAACGCAACAGCAAGGGGCAATGTTTGGTTTATATTTTACCGAGCAAGATGAATTATCGAGCTTTGAAAATATGTTAAAGTGTGATGTAGAAGCCTTTAAACACTTCTTTCATGGTATGTTAGAGCGTGGCGTGTACCTTGCACCATCGGCATTTGAAGCGGGCTTTATTTCATCGGTGCATTCTGATGAAGATATTGCTTATACCATTGCAATGGCAGATGAAACTTTTGCAGAAATGGTTCAAAATCAGTAA
- a CDS encoding SMI1/KNR4 family protein: MSNLLITQLQAKLPKTMTIPKEIKQLYEWIEQNGYYSDVVHNDENIRFGCLNDRQKVRESWTDNERNGGTNIDFSAPDCPVSDWWIFQNDLDDNIDDRLCVFAQSGADGSQCAFWLNDDNQLKIVHIGSGSGSALCCVLADNVVDFLRLLAIGYDEICWDDYFHLSPNEYREFKVNPNLEFQQWVTDTFNVSIPKTALEIIKIPAQYGDENSDDEFCRWVNQYIAF, translated from the coding sequence ATGAGTAATCTTTTAATTACCCAATTGCAAGCCAAATTGCCAAAAACAATGACTATTCCAAAAGAAATAAAACAGCTTTATGAATGGATTGAGCAAAATGGCTATTATTCAGATGTTGTACACAATGATGAGAATATTCGTTTTGGTTGTCTAAATGATAGGCAAAAAGTAAGAGAAAGCTGGACGGATAATGAGCGAAATGGTGGAACAAATATAGATTTTTCTGCACCTGATTGCCCTGTGTCTGATTGGTGGATTTTTCAAAACGATTTAGATGATAATATTGACGACAGATTGTGTGTTTTTGCTCAAAGTGGGGCGGACGGTTCACAATGTGCCTTTTGGTTAAATGATGACAATCAATTAAAAATCGTCCATATTGGTTCGGGGTCTGGTTCAGCTCTTTGTTGTGTATTGGCTGATAATGTGGTGGATTTTTTAAGACTGCTCGCCATTGGTTATGATGAAATTTGTTGGGACGATTATTTTCATCTTTCGCCCAATGAATATAGGGAATTTAAAGTTAATCCCAATCTTGAATTTCAACAATGGGTAACAGATACTTTTAATGTTAGTATTCCAAAAACTGCTTTGGAAATTATAAAAATCCCTGCTCAATATGGTGATGAAAATTCGGATGATGAATTTTGTCGTTGGGTAAATCAATATATCGCATTTTAG
- the thiE gene encoding thiamine phosphate synthase yields MKGLYLITNDDEFSILYNKLEQALSTGKIALLQYRRKQIQLSQQLEEIPRIAELCANYKVPLIINDNMQLAQQFNVGVHLGQDDGSIQQARQLLGDSAIIGRTCMSDLDLAKQAVADGADYVAFGAIYSSTSKQTQAKNIGVNIIQRCKQQFPNISICAIGGLTVENSSVVINAGADMCAVISDVLALDVDDVAKRVEAWAELF; encoded by the coding sequence GTGAAAGGTTTATATTTAATTACCAATGATGATGAGTTTTCAATATTATATAATAAATTAGAACAAGCATTATCTACAGGGAAAATCGCCTTATTACAATATCGGCGGAAACAGATTCAATTATCGCAACAACTAGAAGAAATTCCACGCATTGCGGAATTATGTGCAAATTATAAAGTTCCGTTAATTATCAATGATAATATGCAACTGGCACAGCAATTTAATGTAGGCGTTCATTTAGGACAAGATGATGGTTCTATTCAACAAGCACGGCAATTATTAGGCGATAGTGCAATTATTGGGCGAACCTGCATGAGTGATTTAGATTTGGCTAAACAAGCGGTTGCTGATGGTGCGGATTATGTGGCATTTGGGGCAATTTATTCATCAACATCAAAACAAACGCAAGCCAAAAATATCGGTGTAAACATTATTCAACGATGTAAACAGCAATTTCCCAATATTTCCATTTGTGCGATTGGTGGATTAACGGTTGAAAATTCATCAGTCGTCATTAACGCAGGGGCGGATATGTGTGCGGTCATTAGCGATGTTTTAGCTTTAGATGTCGATGATGTGGCGAAACGTGTGGAAGCGTGGGCGGAATTGTTTTGA
- the serC gene encoding 3-phosphoserine/phosphohydroxythreonine transaminase, protein MRAYNFCAGPASLPTEVLEQAQRELLDWQGKGVSVMEMSHRSADYVAIAEKAEADLRTLMNIPSNYKVLFLQGGASLQFSAIPLNLLGKNSKATYINTGIWSEKASKEAKRYGDIQIIDALTQQDGLFTIRPQSEWNIDADVAYVHYADNETIGGVQFDGIPDSSAPLVCDFSSSILSAPLDVSRFGLIYAGAQKNIGPAGLTIVIVRDDLLDQYQANIPSLLRYDEQAKNGSMVNTPATYSWYLSGLVFEWLLKQGGVDAIHQQNLAKAKHLYDYIDGSDFYHNPIAKQYRSIMNVPFTLADTALEKAFLQEAEQNHLLNLAGHRSVGGMRASIYNAVPLEGVQALTAFMDDFVKRHG, encoded by the coding sequence ATGCGAGCATATAATTTTTGTGCAGGTCCTGCAAGTTTACCAACTGAAGTGTTAGAACAAGCTCAACGTGAGTTATTAGATTGGCAGGGCAAGGGTGTCTCTGTGATGGAAATGAGCCATCGTAGTGCCGATTATGTAGCGATTGCAGAAAAAGCAGAAGCTGATTTACGCACGTTAATGAATATTCCAAGTAATTATAAAGTGTTATTTTTACAAGGTGGAGCATCATTACAATTTTCAGCCATTCCGTTGAATTTATTGGGTAAAAACTCAAAAGCAACCTATATCAATACAGGAATTTGGTCAGAAAAAGCATCAAAAGAAGCGAAACGTTATGGCGATATTCAAATTATTGATGCTTTAACACAACAAGATGGTTTATTTACTATTCGACCGCAAAGTGAATGGAATATCGATGCTGATGTTGCTTATGTGCATTATGCCGATAATGAAACCATTGGCGGTGTACAGTTTGATGGTATTCCAGATAGTTCAGCACCGCTGGTGTGTGATTTTTCATCAAGTATTTTATCTGCACCGCTTGATGTCAGCCGTTTTGGTTTAATTTATGCAGGTGCTCAAAAAAATATCGGTCCTGCTGGTTTAACTATTGTGATTGTGCGTGATGATTTATTAGACCAATATCAAGCTAATATTCCAAGTTTATTACGTTATGATGAACAAGCGAAAAATGGCTCAATGGTCAATACGCCAGCGACTTATTCATGGTATTTATCAGGTTTAGTGTTTGAATGGTTATTGAAACAAGGCGGTGTTGATGCTATTCATCAACAAAATCTTGCTAAAGCCAAACATTTATATGATTATATTGATGGTAGTGATTTTTATCATAATCCAATTGCTAAACAATATCGTTCAATTATGAATGTTCCATTTACATTAGCCGATACTGCTTTAGAAAAAGCCTTTTTACAAGAAGCAGAGCAAAATCATTTACTCAATCTTGCAGGACATCGTTCAGTCGGTGGTATGCGTGCAAGTATTTATAATGCTGTGCCTTTGGAAGGTGTACAAGCTTTAACCGCATTTATGGACGATTTTGTAAAACGTCACGGATAA
- a CDS encoding manganese efflux pump MntP family protein: MNFFSLIALSFAMSMDAFAVAIAKGALLEHKPSFIKALKIGLLFGLIEGITPFIGWTLGHIAHQWIEQWDHWIAFSLLTALGLKVIYEYFTHSPTEISIQTEENKSWWLLILTAIGTSLDAMTVGVSLAFLDVNIFIATLMIGLTTTLMVTLGILIGQKAGKRCGDYAELLGGITLIIIGSFILYRHICS, from the coding sequence ATGAATTTTTTTAGCCTAATTGCTCTTTCCTTTGCAATGTCAATGGATGCTTTTGCCGTTGCGATTGCTAAAGGAGCTTTATTAGAACACAAACCGAGTTTTATTAAAGCACTCAAAATAGGCTTATTATTTGGATTAATTGAGGGTATAACCCCGTTCATTGGTTGGACATTAGGACATATAGCCCATCAATGGATTGAACAATGGGATCATTGGATTGCATTTTCTTTATTGACCGCATTAGGTTTAAAAGTGATTTACGAATATTTCACCCATTCTCCTACAGAAATCAGCATACAGACCGAAGAAAATAAATCATGGTGGCTTTTAATCTTAACTGCAATCGGCACTAGCCTTGATGCAATGACTGTAGGTGTTAGCCTTGCTTTTTTAGATGTAAATATCTTTATTGCTACACTGATGATTGGGCTAACAACAACTTTAATGGTTACTTTAGGTATTTTAATTGGACAAAAAGCTGGAAAAAGATGCGGTGATTATGCTGAATTATTAGGCGGAATTACATTAATTATCATTGGTAGTTTTATTCTATATCGCCATATATGTTCGTAA
- a CDS encoding Tim44 domain-containing protein: MKQHNRWLAILLASTIVFAPIAEAKRAGGGKSHGMSRQSSSQPASPTPIQPNKSATPTPQAPQKSGSNVGGMVAAGVAGAAVGALAANAMADDGDKDKEEESSSFGWLFWLVLAGLAFAAFRFFSSKKKLATANPNPYAPNSGHTSNNAQFGTPINAQTRQNVSSHSGDNTNIFGQPVGGSNPSAPQQNFGIYTNNGNNLPDGSEPAAFLRIARQRFNHIQAMNSASNIDEIRRYLTPDLYQSMYADIMANSDENVAEFSNLNAMVADTSTENGQYIVSVRFTGTVSEDLNSLPQPFTEIWHFVKPVGSTDDWLVAGIQQA; the protein is encoded by the coding sequence ATGAAACAGCATAATCGTTGGTTAGCCATTTTATTGGCTAGCACTATCGTATTTGCACCAATTGCTGAAGCAAAACGTGCAGGTGGCGGTAAAAGTCATGGTATGTCTCGTCAAAGCAGTTCACAACCTGCTTCGCCTACCCCTATTCAACCCAATAAAAGTGCTACTCCTACACCACAAGCTCCACAAAAAAGTGGCTCTAATGTCGGTGGTATGGTAGCAGCTGGTGTAGCTGGTGCTGCTGTTGGTGCTTTAGCTGCTAATGCAATGGCAGATGATGGTGATAAAGATAAAGAGGAAGAATCAAGTAGCTTTGGTTGGTTATTTTGGTTAGTTCTAGCAGGTTTAGCATTTGCTGCATTCCGCTTTTTTAGCAGTAAAAAAAAACTAGCAACCGCTAACCCTAACCCTTATGCACCTAACTCAGGTCATACGAGCAATAATGCACAATTTGGTACGCCAATTAACGCACAAACTCGCCAAAATGTAAGTAGTCATAGTGGCGATAATACTAATATTTTTGGTCAGCCTGTAGGTGGTTCAAATCCATCTGCTCCACAACAAAATTTTGGTATTTATACTAACAATGGCAATAACTTACCTGATGGTAGTGAGCCTGCGGCATTCTTGCGTATTGCACGTCAGCGTTTTAACCATATTCAAGCCATGAATAGTGCAAGCAATATTGATGAAATCCGCCGTTACTTAACGCCTGATTTATATCAATCAATGTATGCAGATATTATGGCAAATAGTGATGAAAATGTTGCTGAATTTAGTAATTTAAATGCAATGGTTGCTGATACAAGTACTGAAAATGGTCAATATATTGTAAGTGTTCGCTTTACAGGTACTGTAAGTGAAGATTTAAATAGCTTGCCGCAACCATTTACTGAAATTTGGCATTTTGTTAAACCAGTTGGTTCTACCGATGATTGGTTAGTTGCTGGTATTCAACAAGCTTAA
- a CDS encoding 4'-phosphopantetheinyl transferase superfamily protein gives MTTQIILKQLDEIYPSSELKNPISRREYQQQRKQAIRQYREQQILHYLQQDDVQFMTDDYGKPYIVGQRIAFNHSHSSDLSALLISDELQDIGIDIEQLQRKVRFEAMAQHCFHDDEYQAWQTQGKISAHWFKIWTVKEAVLKASGLGIRINLNQLNTQIQRDTQWGMVYHEKIGYFRFYCTPCSLLSAHGKIDFMLAIAWRVINHDIDDVQNNQLKWTMVYARHV, from the coding sequence ATGACTACACAGATTATTTTAAAACAACTTGATGAAATTTATCCATCATCGGAGCTAAAAAATCCAATATCACGCCGTGAATATCAACAACAACGTAAACAAGCTATACGTCAATATCGTGAGCAACAAATTTTACATTACTTACAGCAAGATGATGTTCAATTTATGACCGATGATTATGGTAAACCTTATATTGTTGGGCAAAGAATTGCTTTTAATCATAGTCATAGTTCAGATTTATCTGCTTTGTTGATTAGTGATGAATTACAAGATATAGGTATTGATATCGAACAATTACAGCGTAAAGTGCGTTTTGAAGCAATGGCACAACATTGTTTTCATGATGATGAATATCAAGCATGGCAGACACAGGGAAAAATCTCTGCTCATTGGTTTAAAATTTGGACAGTTAAAGAAGCAGTTTTAAAAGCGAGTGGTTTGGGGATTCGTATTAATTTAAATCAATTAAATACACAAATTCAAAGGGATACACAATGGGGTATGGTATACCATGAAAAAATTGGCTATTTTAGATTTTATTGTACACCTTGTAGTCTTTTATCGGCACATGGCAAAATTGATTTTATGTTGGCGATAGCATGGCGAGTTATTAATCATGATATAGATGATGTACAGAATAATCAACTAAAATGGACGATGGTTTACGCTCGTCATGTTTAA
- a CDS encoding efflux RND transporter periplasmic adaptor subunit, translated as MIKRPSPILTACALAVSLALVGCGDKESKTDAQTATTAEKPAPEVGVIVAQAQTIENFTELKGRASAYEVAQIRPQATGVILKRLFAEGSFVKAGQALYELDSRTNRASAENAHAAVLRSQANLNALRTKENRYRQLVGTNAISKQEYDDIVAQVRLAEADLAASKASLKSAEVNLGYSTIRSPISGRVGESNVTVGALVTNGQGDALVTVQRLDPIYIDITQSSADLLRLRREIAQGNVNYNGNANVKLTLEDGSTYPLEGKLAFAGATVNEATGAVTLRAIFPNPQHILLPGMYATAKISQGVLNHAYLVPQTALTRNPLGKAVIMVVNNESKVVAREVETSGTQGTNWIVTQGLADGDKVIVTGIAKIKAGDTVKANLTSLAELAPATTTPTPIENKDTSATTTESSNESVNKTGEQTTATTTPSNNKSTDNTSNDEKSTQ; from the coding sequence ATGATAAAACGTCCATCTCCTATACTCACTGCCTGTGCATTAGCCGTGAGTTTAGCCTTAGTTGGCTGCGGCGATAAAGAAAGTAAAACAGATGCTCAAACTGCAACAACTGCTGAGAAGCCAGCACCTGAAGTTGGAGTTATTGTTGCCCAAGCACAAACGATTGAAAATTTTACCGAATTAAAAGGTCGTGCCAGTGCTTATGAAGTCGCACAAATTCGTCCACAAGCTACAGGTGTTATTTTAAAACGTCTTTTTGCTGAAGGTAGTTTTGTTAAAGCAGGACAAGCTTTATATGAGTTAGACTCTCGTACCAACCGTGCAAGTGCTGAAAATGCACACGCTGCTGTACTACGTAGTCAAGCCAATTTGAATGCTTTACGCACCAAAGAAAATCGTTATCGTCAATTGGTTGGAACTAATGCAATTTCTAAACAAGAATATGATGATATTGTGGCTCAAGTGCGTTTAGCTGAAGCAGACTTAGCTGCAAGCAAAGCAAGTTTAAAAAGTGCTGAAGTGAATTTAGGTTACTCAACCATTCGTTCACCTATTTCTGGACGTGTTGGTGAGTCTAACGTTACAGTTGGTGCATTAGTTACAAACGGTCAAGGTGATGCCTTAGTTACTGTACAACGTTTAGACCCAATTTATATTGATATTACCCAATCAAGTGCTGATTTATTGCGTTTACGCCGTGAAATTGCTCAAGGTAATGTTAATTATAATGGTAATGCAAACGTTAAATTAACTTTAGAAGATGGTAGTACTTATCCACTAGAAGGTAAACTGGCATTTGCAGGAGCAACTGTTAATGAAGCGACAGGTGCAGTAACATTGCGTGCGATTTTCCCAAATCCACAGCATATCTTATTACCGGGTATGTATGCCACAGCCAAAATTTCGCAAGGCGTACTCAATCATGCCTATCTAGTTCCACAAACCGCATTAACACGTAATCCTTTAGGGAAAGCCGTGATTATGGTTGTCAATAATGAGTCTAAAGTTGTAGCTCGTGAAGTGGAAACTTCAGGAACACAGGGTACAAATTGGATTGTTACTCAAGGTTTAGCAGATGGCGATAAGGTAATTGTTACTGGTATTGCCAAAATTAAAGCTGGTGATACTGTAAAAGCAAATTTGACATCTTTAGCTGAATTAGCACCAGCAACAACTACTCCAACACCTATTGAAAATAAAGATACATCTGCAACAACAACAGAATCATCAAATGAATCAGTGAACAAAACTGGCGAACAAACCACAGCAACCACTACACCATCAAACAATAAATCGACAGATAATACATCTAACGATGAAAAATCTACACAATAG